One region of Lebetimonas natsushimae genomic DNA includes:
- a CDS encoding polyprenyl synthetase family protein, which yields MEKFIRENLIKAESFHPFFEKALNEMLLAGGKRFRPKLLLAVVRAYNPLLLENAKYAAFAIELIHTYSLIHDDLPAMDNASLRRNHPTLHTTYDEETAILVGDALNTYAFEVLAKAPMHCDVKIELIKTLSEAAGPNGMVLGQAIDCYFENKKLNLDELKFLHINKTGKMIAASLKMGAIIVNKPDLAEKLYDFGLKLGLLFQVQDDLLDLLDSSETGKTTGVDENKNTFVTFLGKEGAMEKADRLAGEIKKELNGFNENLKKELGTLLEKYLYRHKN from the coding sequence ATGGAAAAGTTTATAAGAGAAAATTTGATTAAAGCTGAAAGTTTTCATCCTTTTTTTGAAAAAGCTTTAAATGAAATGTTGTTAGCAGGGGGTAAAAGATTTAGGCCGAAACTTCTTTTGGCAGTGGTAAGGGCTTATAATCCACTTCTACTAGAAAATGCAAAATATGCCGCTTTTGCAATAGAATTAATTCATACATATTCACTTATTCATGATGATTTGCCTGCTATGGATAATGCTTCTCTCAGAAGAAATCATCCCACATTACATACAACTTATGATGAAGAAACAGCTATATTAGTGGGCGATGCGTTAAATACTTACGCTTTTGAAGTTTTAGCAAAAGCCCCAATGCATTGTGATGTTAAAATAGAACTTATTAAAACATTATCTGAAGCTGCTGGACCAAACGGAATGGTGCTTGGTCAGGCGATAGACTGTTATTTTGAAAATAAAAAACTAAATCTTGATGAACTTAAATTTTTACATATTAATAAAACGGGTAAAATGATAGCCGCATCTCTTAAAATGGGTGCAATTATTGTAAATAAACCTGATTTGGCTGAAAAATTATATGATTTTGGATTAAAACTAGGTCTTCTTTTTCAAGTGCAGGATGATTTATTGGATTTGTTAGACAGCTCTGAAACAGGCAAAACTACAGGGGTTGATGAAAATAAAAATACTTTTGTAACATTTCTTGGAAAAGAAGGTGCGATGGAAAAAGCTGACAGATTAGCTGGTGAAATTAAAAAAGAATTAAATGGTTTCAATGAAAATTTAAAAAAAGAACTTGGCACTTTGCTTGAGAAGTATTTGTATAGACATAAAAATTAA
- the tkt gene encoding transketolase, producing the protein MKKKMADTIRFLAADMVQKANSGHPGAALGLADIMVELSEVINLTPNNPHFINRDRLVFSGGHATPLIYSLLYLWGYDITMDDLKNFRQLGSVTPGHPEFGHTPGIEVTTGPLGQGVANAVGFAMAKKFLNKKFPEITHKVWCLCGDGDLEEGISYEACSIAGSLGLEDLILIYDSNNISIEGEVEKVFKDDVKKRFESQNFRVLEMNGHDYEDIANTLKKALKSDGRPTLIIAHTIIARGAVGLEGSEKTHGAPLGEDVIKESKKAAGFDPEKTFYVPEDVLVRFRCVRERGELLEVEWNKKARVEEIEEFFHRDFNKIVWPEFEEGTSIATRKSNGEILNAIAKAIPSFLGGSADLAPSNNTLLKDEDDFPHGRNLHFGIREHAMGAINNALSAYGFLPYAATFLVFSDYLRGALRIAALSKHKNYWIFTHDSIALGEDGPTHQPVEHLTALRAIPNLYVFRPADANENVNCWKMALNIDAPVAFALSRQGLKNITPKNIDLSKGAYVLREGEDITLVASGSEVNLAMEVAEKINARVVSVPCFDLFDEQPDEFKNELLKGKVVAIEAARGLEWYKYADMVIGMNTFGASGKGSEVYKYFGFDVDKIIEKLKDIK; encoded by the coding sequence ATGAAGAAAAAAATGGCGGATACAATAAGATTTTTAGCGGCAGATATGGTGCAAAAGGCAAATTCTGGACATCCCGGGGCTGCTCTTGGACTTGCGGATATTATGGTAGAACTCAGTGAAGTTATTAATTTAACCCCTAATAACCCTCATTTTATAAACAGGGACAGACTTGTATTTTCAGGAGGACATGCAACACCTCTTATTTATTCACTTCTTTATCTTTGGGGATATGATATTACTATGGATGATTTGAAAAACTTTAGACAGCTTGGCAGCGTTACTCCAGGACATCCAGAATTCGGACATACACCAGGAATTGAAGTAACAACAGGTCCTTTAGGACAAGGCGTTGCAAACGCAGTCGGTTTTGCAATGGCTAAAAAATTTTTGAATAAAAAATTTCCAGAAATTACTCATAAAGTTTGGTGTTTATGTGGGGATGGTGATTTGGAAGAAGGTATTTCTTATGAAGCATGTTCAATTGCCGGAAGCCTGGGGCTTGAAGATTTGATATTAATTTATGACAGCAATAACATCTCAATTGAAGGTGAGGTTGAAAAAGTATTTAAAGATGATGTTAAAAAAAGATTTGAATCCCAAAATTTCAGAGTGCTTGAAATGAACGGGCATGATTATGAAGATATTGCCAATACGCTCAAAAAGGCTCTAAAATCTGATGGAAGACCGACTTTAATTATTGCACATACAATTATTGCAAGAGGTGCAGTGGGGCTTGAGGGAAGTGAAAAAACCCACGGAGCGCCTCTTGGGGAAGATGTAATAAAAGAGAGTAAAAAGGCTGCCGGATTTGACCCTGAAAAAACTTTTTATGTGCCTGAGGATGTACTTGTAAGATTTAGATGTGTAAGAGAAAGAGGAGAGTTGCTTGAAGTTGAATGGAATAAAAAAGCCAGAGTGGAAGAGATAGAAGAATTTTTCCACAGAGATTTTAATAAAATTGTATGGCCTGAATTTGAAGAGGGGACAAGTATTGCCACAAGAAAAAGCAACGGGGAAATTTTAAATGCTATTGCAAAAGCTATCCCTTCATTTTTAGGCGGAAGTGCTGATTTGGCTCCATCAAATAACACTCTTTTAAAAGATGAAGATGATTTCCCTCACGGAAGAAACTTACATTTTGGAATTAGAGAACATGCAATGGGAGCAATTAACAATGCCCTTAGTGCTTACGGGTTTTTACCATATGCAGCAACATTTTTGGTATTCAGTGATTATTTAAGGGGTGCTTTGAGAATTGCAGCGCTCAGCAAGCATAAAAATTACTGGATATTTACACATGATTCTATTGCCCTTGGGGAAGACGGGCCTACCCATCAGCCGGTTGAGCATTTAACCGCACTTAGGGCTATTCCTAATCTTTATGTGTTTAGACCTGCAGATGCGAATGAAAATGTGAATTGCTGGAAAATGGCATTAAATATTGATGCACCCGTTGCATTTGCTCTTAGCCGTCAGGGATTAAAAAACATAACCCCGAAAAACATTGATTTAAGCAAAGGCGCTTATGTATTAAGAGAAGGTGAAGATATTACATTGGTTGCGAGCGGTAGTGAAGTAAATTTGGCTATGGAAGTGGCTGAGAAAATCAATGCAAGGGTTGTAAGTGTGCCTTGTTTTGATCTGTTTGACGAACAGCCAGATGAATTTAAAAATGAACTATTAAAAGGAAAAGTTGTGGCAATTGAGGCTGCAAGAGGGCTTGAATGGTATAAATATGCTGATATGGTAATTGGAATGAACACCTTTGGTGCCAGCGGAAAAGGAAGTGAAGTTTATAAATATTTTGGATTTGACGTGGATAAAATTATAGAAAAATTAAAGGATATTAAATGA
- a CDS encoding ATP phosphoribosyltransferase regulatory subunit → MIFEHEIPSGSRFYFGKSAKIKREIEQIASEVFDTYEFEEIITPYFSYHQQEAVNEKDIIKLTDPQNRNLALRADSSIDVIRLVIKRLKSEAKKWFYIQPVFRYPTSEIYQIGAEWFEGDLQKTLEINKQILSRLNKNYTLQISHIKIPEIVCELTGLNLEDIKKMRIYKFNEEWLKKLIEVHSKEDLKNLSIYPEKIRPYLEEIKELADENTVVAPLYVTNLRYYTGVFYRFIKNNNVYAKGGEYQVEGIRSVGFSIYTDNLIKDIMNG, encoded by the coding sequence ATGATTTTTGAACACGAAATACCAAGTGGAAGCAGGTTTTATTTTGGCAAAAGTGCCAAAATAAAAAGGGAAATAGAACAAATTGCAAGTGAAGTTTTTGATACGTATGAATTTGAGGAGATTATTACCCCTTATTTTTCCTATCATCAGCAAGAAGCGGTAAATGAGAAAGATATTATAAAATTAACCGACCCGCAAAATAGAAATTTAGCCTTAAGAGCTGATTCTTCCATAGATGTAATCAGGCTTGTAATAAAAAGGCTTAAAAGCGAAGCTAAAAAATGGTTTTATATTCAGCCGGTATTCAGATATCCTACAAGCGAAATTTATCAGATAGGGGCCGAGTGGTTTGAGGGTGATTTACAAAAAACTCTTGAAATTAATAAGCAAATCTTAAGTAGACTTAATAAAAATTATACTCTGCAAATTTCTCATATTAAAATTCCTGAGATTGTATGCGAATTAACTGGACTAAATCTTGAAGATATTAAAAAAATGAGAATTTATAAATTTAATGAAGAATGGCTCAAAAAATTAATTGAGGTTCATTCAAAAGAGGATTTGAAAAATTTAAGTATTTATCCGGAAAAAATCAGACCGTATTTAGAAGAAATAAAAGAATTAGCGGATGAAAATACAGTTGTGGCACCTCTTTATGTTACAAATCTCAGATATTATACAGGTGTGTTTTACAGATTTATAAAAAATAATAATGTTTATGCAAAAGGCGGGGAATATCAGGTAGAGGGAATTAGAAGTGTAGGATTTTCCATATATACTGACAATTTGATAAAGGATATAATGAATGGTTGA
- a CDS encoding flagellar export protein FliJ → MKTKFSTVVKVKKQEVDKIEKDIQKINFSILELNKKIEELQNILFSLTLPQNGNFSLFSQVKTQQNMLRNEIEKFKNQILFLENRKNELMNELKKANIEYEKMKYLETQEIKKMLKKAKLKESRDMDEIAILLRKNSESE, encoded by the coding sequence GTGAAGACAAAATTTTCAACTGTTGTAAAAGTCAAGAAGCAGGAAGTTGATAAAATTGAAAAAGATATTCAAAAGATAAATTTTTCTATTTTAGAACTTAATAAAAAAATAGAGGAACTTCAAAATATTCTTTTTTCTTTAACTCTTCCTCAAAATGGAAATTTTTCCCTTTTTTCACAAGTTAAAACACAGCAGAATATGTTAAGGAATGAAATTGAAAAATTTAAAAATCAGATTCTTTTTTTGGAAAACAGAAAAAATGAGCTTATGAATGAGCTTAAAAAAGCAAATATTGAATATGAAAAAATGAAATATCTTGAAACTCAGGAAATTAAAAAAATGCTTAAAAAAGCAAAACTTAAAGAATCAAGAGATATGGATGAAATAGCAATACTCCTTAGGAAAAACAGTGAATCCGAATAA
- a CDS encoding Wzz/FepE/Etk N-terminal domain-containing protein, translating to MDKKQQQIIPIQYIPVTQCEEDEIDLKELIKTILKYKKFIVIFTLLITFLAALYAFLKTPVYETKAYFQIGYFNNVNRISINKTYIDKTYIIDPQALKVYIQNNFPNVNANFIKNTKNILNLKIETFSNKEGLNYLNKILSFIHKKEDKKLNVYIKNIKSKINILKDYSKTLQNQIKNLKQQLKTTKDPDIYKSILDNIAKYQKETVTTKLKIADLENQISPVNITKTHIIGKIIQHNHPVKPKKKLIITVAFITGFILSIFLVFFIEFVKNFKEESSI from the coding sequence ATGGATAAAAAACAACAGCAAATAATACCCATTCAATATATACCAGTAACCCAGTGTGAAGAAGATGAAATTGATTTAAAAGAATTAATAAAAACTATTTTAAAATACAAAAAATTTATTGTTATTTTTACGCTGCTTATTACTTTTTTAGCGGCTTTATATGCTTTTTTAAAAACACCTGTTTATGAAACTAAAGCTTATTTTCAAATAGGGTATTTTAATAATGTTAATAGAATAAGTATTAATAAAACATATATTGATAAAACTTACATTATTGATCCTCAAGCTTTAAAAGTTTATATACAAAATAATTTTCCAAATGTTAATGCTAATTTTATAAAGAATACAAAAAATATTTTAAATTTAAAAATCGAAACATTCTCAAATAAAGAAGGTTTGAATTATTTAAATAAAATATTATCTTTCATACATAAAAAAGAAGACAAAAAATTAAATGTATATATTAAAAATATTAAATCCAAAATAAACATCTTAAAAGATTATTCTAAAACATTGCAAAATCAAATAAAAAATTTGAAACAACAACTTAAAACAACAAAAGACCCTGATATTTATAAATCTATTCTTGACAACATAGCCAAATATCAAAAAGAAACAGTGACAACCAAATTAAAAATTGCAGATTTAGAAAATCAAATCTCACCTGTCAATATTACAAAAACACATATTATTGGAAAAATCATTCAACACAACCATCCTGTAAAACCAAAAAAGAAATTAATTATTACAGTGGCATTTATTACTGGATTTATACTTTCAATTTTTCTCGTATTTTTTATTGAATTTGTAAAAAACTTTAAAGAAGAATCTTCTATCTGA
- a CDS encoding adenylosuccinate synthase: MVDLIVGLQWGDEGKGKIVDLVAKNYDIVIRSQGGHNAGHTVVVDGKKYALHLLPSGVLNPNAMNVIGNGVVVYPPQLIKEIKEFDKNIKNKLLISDKAHMILDHHIAIDQARERLRGKNAIGTTGRGIGPAYADKIARVGVRMGELKDIDKLLEKLKYYYEMNKGYFEYLGISIPKEKDLRKNLEYWQEELLDMITDTTKYLWDNIYKNMLLEGAQATLLDIDHGTYPYVTSSNTIASGALTGSGIPPKKLNKVIGIAKAYATRVGNGPFPTEDLGTAGDKIREQGAEFGTTTGRPRRCGWFDVVAAKYAITLNSCDEVALMKLDVLDGFDEVKIGVGYERNGEKLDYFPSDLSDVEPIYETLPGWDKSSGIRKWDDLPQNAKKYVEFIEEKIGCKIKYISTGAEREDTIIR, from the coding sequence ATGGTTGATTTAATAGTTGGACTTCAATGGGGAGATGAGGGAAAAGGCAAAATAGTTGATTTGGTAGCCAAAAATTATGATATTGTAATCAGAAGCCAGGGCGGACATAACGCAGGGCATACTGTAGTGGTTGACGGTAAAAAATATGCTCTTCATCTGCTTCCAAGCGGAGTACTTAATCCAAATGCCATGAATGTAATAGGAAACGGGGTTGTTGTATATCCGCCACAACTTATTAAAGAAATAAAAGAATTTGATAAAAATATTAAAAATAAACTTTTAATTTCAGATAAAGCCCATATGATACTTGACCATCATATAGCAATAGACCAGGCCAGGGAGAGACTAAGAGGCAAAAATGCAATAGGAACTACAGGCAGGGGAATAGGTCCGGCTTATGCGGATAAGATAGCAAGAGTCGGTGTCAGGATGGGTGAACTTAAAGATATAGACAAACTTCTTGAAAAATTAAAATATTATTATGAAATGAACAAAGGTTACTTTGAATATCTGGGAATTTCCATTCCAAAAGAAAAGGATTTAAGAAAAAATCTTGAATATTGGCAAGAGGAACTTCTTGATATGATTACAGATACTACAAAATATCTTTGGGATAACATTTATAAAAATATGCTTCTTGAAGGAGCTCAGGCTACACTTCTTGATATAGACCATGGAACATATCCTTATGTTACAAGTTCAAATACAATTGCGAGTGGAGCACTGACCGGTAGCGGGATACCTCCTAAAAAATTAAATAAAGTTATAGGAATTGCAAAAGCATATGCCACAAGAGTTGGAAACGGTCCTTTTCCTACAGAAGATTTAGGAACTGCCGGAGATAAAATAAGAGAGCAGGGAGCTGAATTTGGAACTACTACAGGAAGGCCAAGAAGATGCGGATGGTTTGATGTGGTTGCCGCTAAATATGCTATAACTCTAAACAGCTGTGATGAAGTGGCTTTAATGAAACTTGATGTGTTGGATGGCTTTGATGAGGTTAAAATAGGCGTCGGATACGAAAGAAACGGTGAAAAACTTGATTATTTTCCAAGTGATTTGAGCGATGTTGAGCCGATTTATGAAACATTGCCCGGATGGGATAAAAGCAGCGGTATTAGAAAATGGGATGATTTGCCACAAAATGCAAAAAAATATGTGGAATTTATAGAAGAAAAAATTGGCTGTAAAATAAAATATATTTCAACCGGGGCTGAGAGGGAAGACACAATTATTAGATAA
- a CDS encoding DUF7488 domain-containing protein: protein MKKLIFLFPLFLFAFVDFSPCLKKYSFIKNYIPVTKNLSIVFDNKNCIKYDPFTKMCLIKSKNKKVVKFYENPKLAWWMASIKKNKIYVGNFAEDMNFLTPAKLSVKSLKNSVISDMFCRAYGIGRGEGFIKSEFVKHFINYGYWGDIGIDVDENMKIASFDPFYVKNLSIGEKIISINNKKATPENFSKYILLGKVGDIVKIKTDKHSYKIKIRKKIYKFTPLMHFGIYVDKNLIITRLPEKLKEKYYIKEGAKIIKVNNQKVSTLKELKKALSTYKNVTITLNFQGINLNIPLR from the coding sequence ATGAAAAAATTAATTTTTCTTTTTCCTCTTTTTTTATTTGCCTTTGTAGATTTTTCTCCATGTCTTAAAAAATACTCTTTTATAAAAAATTATATTCCTGTAACGAAAAATTTAAGTATTGTTTTTGATAATAAAAATTGTATAAAATATGATCCTTTTACCAAAATGTGTTTAATTAAATCAAAAAATAAAAAAGTTGTTAAATTTTATGAAAATCCAAAACTTGCCTGGTGGATGGCAAGTATAAAGAAAAATAAAATATATGTTGGCAATTTTGCTGAGGATATGAATTTTTTAACCCCTGCAAAATTAAGTGTTAAATCTCTTAAAAATTCTGTAATTTCAGATATGTTTTGCAGGGCTTACGGAATAGGCAGAGGTGAAGGGTTTATAAAAAGTGAATTTGTTAAACATTTTATAAATTACGGATACTGGGGAGATATTGGAATCGATGTCGATGAAAATATGAAAATTGCCTCATTTGACCCTTTTTATGTGAAAAATTTAAGTATTGGTGAAAAAATTATTTCAATAAATAATAAAAAAGCGACCCCTGAGAATTTTTCAAAATATATTTTGCTTGGAAAAGTTGGAGATATTGTTAAAATTAAAACTGATAAACATTCTTATAAAATTAAAATCAGAAAAAAAATATATAAATTTACCCCTTTAATGCATTTTGGGATATATGTGGATAAAAATTTAATAATTACAAGACTTCCTGAAAAATTAAAAGAAAAATATTATATAAAAGAGGGGGCTAAAATTATAAAAGTAAACAATCAAAAAGTTTCTACATTAAAAGAGCTAAAAAAAGCACTTTCTACTTATAAAAATGTTACAATTACACTAAATTTTCAAGGTATTAATTTAAATATTCCACTAAGGTAA
- a CDS encoding Sua5/YciO/YrdC/YwlC family protein, with the protein MNPNKIYLTQTDTTVGFLSQSKEKLNKIKNRSLNQPVLIEIDSLNTLKRFTRVPNKFKNKVRRSRKTTFIYPNKKSFRVIKDEMHLEFLRKFNWMYSTSANMSGQKFDEKWAKEKADIIVEDKRGLFEGRASKIYRLGKNKIKKIR; encoded by the coding sequence GTGAATCCGAATAAGATTTATTTAACCCAGACTGATACTACTGTCGGATTTTTATCCCAAAGCAAGGAGAAATTAAATAAAATAAAAAATCGCTCCTTAAATCAGCCTGTTTTAATTGAAATAGACAGTTTAAATACTCTTAAAAGATTTACAAGAGTTCCAAATAAATTTAAAAACAAAGTTCGCAGAAGTAGAAAAACTACCTTTATATATCCCAATAAAAAAAGTTTTAGGGTTATAAAAGATGAAATGCATTTGGAGTTTTTAAGAAAATTTAACTGGATGTATTCAACTTCTGCTAATATGTCTGGTCAAAAATTTGATGAAAAATGGGCTAAAGAAAAAGCCGATATTATTGTTGAAGATAAAAGAGGATTATTTGAAGGAAGAGCTTCAAAGATTTATAGATTAGGTAAAAATAAAATAAAAAAAATCAGATAG
- a CDS encoding nucleotide sugar dehydrogenase — protein MKAISIIGLGYVGLPLAVAFSKKYKVTGFDINNNRIKELKKGIDKTLEVSEEELKKAIKRGLEFTSNLEKIKKANIHIVTVPTPIDEHKNPDLTPLIMASRSIGRILKKGGIVIYESTVYPGCTEEVCVPELEKESGLKFNKDFFVGYSPERINPGDKEHTVTKIKKVTSGSTPEIAKEIDKLYSSIIEAGTHLAPSIKVAEAAKVIENSQRDINIAFVNELALIFDKLGIDTLDVLEAAGTKWNFLKFKPGLVGGHCIGVDPYYLAYKAKEIGYHPQIILAGRRTNDNMGIFVANKVVKLMIKKGHTIRGSRVLVLGITFKENCPDIRNSRVIDVVRELQDFGINVDVYDSWADREEVKREYGIELMDKKDLEIKNYDAVVLAVSHNEFNELEDKIRKVKEKNKNLVVYDIKGFFDKNLVDGRL, from the coding sequence ATGAAAGCAATATCAATAATAGGCCTGGGTTATGTAGGGCTTCCGCTTGCAGTGGCATTTAGCAAAAAATATAAAGTAACAGGATTTGATATTAATAATAACAGGATAAAAGAACTTAAAAAAGGAATTGACAAGACACTTGAAGTTAGTGAAGAAGAATTAAAAAAAGCAATAAAAAGAGGACTTGAATTTACAAGTAATTTAGAAAAAATAAAAAAAGCAAATATTCATATTGTAACTGTTCCAACTCCAATAGATGAACACAAAAATCCTGATTTAACTCCTTTAATAATGGCAAGCAGAAGTATAGGAAGAATTTTAAAAAAAGGCGGTATTGTAATTTATGAATCAACAGTATATCCGGGATGTACGGAGGAAGTGTGTGTGCCGGAATTAGAAAAAGAGAGTGGATTAAAGTTTAATAAAGACTTTTTTGTAGGATATTCACCGGAAAGAATTAATCCTGGAGATAAAGAACATACAGTAACAAAAATAAAAAAAGTTACTTCAGGAAGCACACCTGAGATTGCAAAAGAGATAGATAAACTTTATTCAAGTATAATTGAAGCAGGAACACATTTGGCGCCGAGTATAAAAGTGGCGGAAGCTGCAAAAGTAATTGAAAATTCACAAAGAGATATAAATATAGCATTTGTAAACGAACTTGCATTAATTTTTGATAAACTGGGAATTGATACTTTGGATGTTTTGGAAGCCGCAGGAACAAAATGGAATTTTTTAAAATTTAAGCCTGGACTTGTAGGAGGACACTGTATCGGCGTAGACCCGTATTATCTTGCATATAAGGCAAAAGAAATTGGATATCATCCACAGATTATTTTGGCAGGTAGAAGAACAAATGACAATATGGGAATATTTGTAGCAAATAAAGTAGTGAAACTGATGATAAAAAAAGGCCATACAATAAGGGGAAGCAGGGTATTGGTTTTGGGAATAACATTTAAAGAAAACTGTCCTGATATCAGAAACTCAAGGGTGATAGATGTAGTCAGAGAACTTCAAGATTTTGGAATAAATGTGGATGTATATGATTCCTGGGCAGACAGAGAAGAAGTAAAGAGAGAATATGGTATTGAGTTAATGGATAAAAAAGATCTGGAAATAAAAAATTATGATGCAGTTGTTTTAGCTGTATCCCATAATGAATTTAATGAGCTGGAAGATAAAATAAGAAAAGTAAAAGAAAAAAACAAAAATTTAGTTGTTTATGATATTAAAGGATTTTTTGATAAAAATTTAGTGGATGGGAGACTTTAA
- a CDS encoding pyridoxal-phosphate-dependent aminotransferase family protein, with amino-acid sequence MILATPGPVEIPYFVRETFLKETIHHRTPEFKAILLDTLEKFKNVTHLPEAVFLTSSGSGAMEAAVINIVKKKALTVNAGKFGERWGKICAAFDIPFREIKYDWDTPASADDIVAAIEEDGEIDSIFIQISESAGGLRHPVEEIAAEVKLINPDIIIVADAITAMGVEDIDTSNIDVLVGGSQKAFMLPPGLAMLGLSVKAVERIGKGKGFYFNLANEIKKQREGSTSFTPATSLIIALNEVLKKLEEIGFEKHYENTAKRHAALLASIEAIGLNIFPQVPALSMAAVYSEKAEEIRKILKEKYEINVAGGQDFMKGKLFRINNMGIIEENKMQYIVNSLELALDELGIRKYDGTAVRVYTNEREK; translated from the coding sequence ATGATTTTAGCGACACCGGGACCTGTTGAAATCCCTTATTTTGTAAGGGAAACTTTTTTAAAAGAGACAATTCATCACAGAACCCCAGAATTTAAAGCAATTTTGCTTGATACACTTGAAAAATTTAAAAATGTTACCCATTTGCCTGAGGCTGTATTTTTAACAAGCTCCGGAAGCGGGGCTATGGAAGCTGCAGTAATCAATATAGTTAAGAAAAAGGCATTAACTGTAAATGCAGGTAAATTTGGTGAAAGATGGGGTAAAATCTGTGCGGCTTTTGATATTCCTTTTAGGGAAATTAAATATGACTGGGATACGCCTGCAAGTGCAGATGATATTGTAGCTGCCATTGAAGAAGATGGTGAAATTGATTCTATTTTTATTCAAATAAGTGAAAGTGCCGGTGGACTTAGACATCCGGTTGAAGAAATAGCGGCTGAAGTAAAACTTATAAATCCTGATATTATCATTGTAGCAGATGCAATTACCGCTATGGGGGTTGAAGATATAGACACTTCAAACATTGATGTATTGGTAGGCGGTAGTCAAAAAGCATTTATGCTGCCTCCAGGACTTGCAATGCTAGGCCTTAGCGTTAAAGCAGTGGAGAGGATAGGAAAAGGAAAAGGGTTTTATTTTAACCTTGCAAATGAAATTAAAAAACAAAGAGAGGGTTCTACTTCATTTACACCGGCTACAAGTTTAATCATTGCATTAAATGAAGTACTTAAAAAACTTGAAGAAATAGGATTTGAGAAACATTATGAAAATACAGCTAAAAGACACGCTGCCCTACTTGCAAGTATTGAGGCAATTGGACTTAACATTTTCCCACAAGTACCAGCACTTTCAATGGCTGCAGTTTATAGTGAAAAAGCAGAAGAGATTAGAAAAATTTTAAAAGAAAAATATGAAATAAATGTAGCGGGTGGTCAGGATTTTATGAAAGGAAAACTGTTTAGAATTAACAATATGGGAATTATTGAAGAAAATAAAATGCAATATATTGTAAATTCACTTGAACTTGCTCTAGATGAGCTTGGAATTAGAAAATATGATGGAACTGCTGTTAGAGTTTATACAAATGAAAGAGAAAAATGA